The following DNA comes from Bacillota bacterium.
GGGGGCCCGTCAGTTGACCGAGGAGCAGGGGGAATTATTCGCAAAACTGGCTGAAGATTTGCAGTTGGACCTGCAATTTGTCAATCGACGGTTGCCGGAGCTGAGGATCCAGCGGAAGCCCATTGAAGCCCCCGAGGTGCAGGAAAAGCCGGAACTGTATTCAGTCAATACCTTGCTCATTAAGAGGACGATTCGTTCGGGTCAGTTGGTGGATTATCCCCACAGTGTGGTGGTCCTGGGGGATGTGAATGCGGGGGCCGAGGTGAGAGCTGCAGGAGACATCGTGGTCTTCGGTCATCTGCGGGGCATTGCCCATGCGGGCAAAGATGGGGATATGAAAGCGGTGGTGATCGCCTTAAGGTTGCAGCCCACCCAATTGCGGATTGGTTCGTGCATATCCCGGGCCCCCGATGAGGTGGACGACACCTACCGCGGTCCTGAGATGGCCTATGTGCAGGACAGCAGAATCGTGATTAAATTATTTGACTTCGGAAAATCTGTTAGCGGACTGACAGTGGGGTAAGGAGGAACAGGAACATGGTCGGTAAAGCATATGTGATAACCAGTGGGAAAGGCGGCGTGGGAAAGACGACCATTACGGCAAACCTGGGGTGTGCCTTGGCTTTGCGGGACAAGCGCGTTGTCTTGGTGGACGCGGACACGGGCTTACGGAATCTCGATGTGGTGATGGGCCTGGAGAATCGAATTGTCTACGATTTAGTACATGTGGTGGAAGGACACTGCCGACTCAGTCAAGCACTGGTTAAGGACAAGCGTTTGAAGAACTTGAGTCTACTGCCCACCGCCCAGGTGAGGGAAAAGAGTGCCGTATCACCAGAACAGATGGAGGCGGTGATAAATGAGCTGAAGGAGGAGTTTGATTATATCCTGGTGGATTGTCCAGCGGGAATCGAGGAAGGGTTCAAGAATGCCATTGCCGGTGTGGATGGGGCTTTGGTAGCCACCAATCCAGAGGTGTCCTCGGTGCGCGATGCGGACCGGATTATTGGGTTGTTGAACGCGGAAGGGATCGAAGAGCCGAAATTGATCGTCAACCGGGTGCGTCCGGAGATGGTGAAGCGTCGGGATATGCTGAGTATGAATGATATCCTTGAGGTTTTGGGGATTCAACCCATCGGCATCATCCCTGAGGATGAGAATATTATTGTGTCTACCAACCGTGGAGAACCCATTGTATTGTCCGGGAAGGGCAAATGCGCCCAGGCTTTCATGAATATCGCACGGCGGCTCGAAGGGGAAGACGTACCCTTCCTGAACCTTGACCAACCCGGACTGATGGACAAGATCAAGCGGATCGTGGGAATAGGACAATAATTGGAGGTTGTATCCTATGTTGGAGTTCGTGACCCGCTTTTTTAGCAGGTCTTCCTCCGGAAGTAAGGACGTGGCGAAAAAGCGGTTACAGTTGGTCTTGATTCAGGACAAGGGCGGACTATCCGTTGAACTGATCGAACGGATCCGGGTGGACATTATAGAGGTTATCTCCAAGTATGTGGAGATCGACGATGATGCGATGGATGTGGAACTGACCGACTCCACCGAGTGTTTGACCCTGATGGCAAATATCCCCATTAAAGGGCCCCGCCAAAGACCGCTATAGCAATGGTGATCCACCGATAGGGGGAGAGAAGTAGTTTGCTTCTGGAGAGGAGATTTGCCAAACGGATCGACTATGGGCTGATTATTATGGCAATGGCCTTGTTTGCCGTAGGTTGCCTGGCGGTCTATAGTGCTACCCGGGGGATCTATGCCAGTAGTCCATTGTACTTCGTGAAGCGACAAGTGGCCTGGGGTGTCATCAGTCTCATCGCCTTTGTTGCGATGATGACCATCGATTACCGGGTCTGGCAGCGTTGGGTTCCTATGCTTTACGGGGTGAATCTGGTCTTGCTTTTGGCGGTGCTGTTCACCGCTAAGGAGATCGGCGGCAGCCAACGTTGGTTTCGGATCGGCGGTGTGGGTATTCAGCCCTCGGAGTTTGCCAAACTTGTGGTGATTATCACCGTGGCGAGATTTTTGCACCAGCGGGATCCGAAGGATCTCAAGGTGCTAGCGGGGACCTTCTTGGTGGTCCTGCCTCCCATGGTGTTGGTCCTGCGTCAACCGGATCTGGGGACGGCCCTGGTTTTTATCGCCATCGTGTTGGGGATGCTTTACCTGGGGGGGGCCAAGCTGAAACACCTGGGGGTCATCGTGTTGGTGGGAGGCTTGTTCGCAGTTTTGGGGACCGTGGCTTCACTGCAGGGCTGGGTGGAGATTCTTGATGATTATCAGTTGAAGCGGATTTTGGCCTTCCTGGATCCCTGGGAGGATCCCACCGATACCGGGTGGAATGTGATCCAGTCCATGATTGCCGTTGGCTCAGGAGGCTTTGCCGGTCAAGGTTATTTACAGGGTTCCCAGACCCAATTGAGTTTTTTGCCTTCCCACTATACCGACTTCATTTTCTCCGTCATCGGAGAGGAATTTGGCTTCCTAGGGGCAGTGGTCTTGCTGTGTCTTTTTCTGGGACTCTTTCTTCTGCTCATGCGCACCATTGCCAAGTCCCAGGACCGCTTTGGTCGCCTGCTTGTGGCCGGGGTCCTGTCCATGCTTGGCTTCCATGTGGTGATCAACGTGGCCATGACCATCGGTTTGGCGCCGGTGACCGGGATTCCCTTGCCCTTTATCAGCTATGGAGGAAGCAGTCTGCTGACCAACATGCTGGGGTTGGGGATGACCGCCAGTGTGTATATGCGGCGGGACAAATTGATGCTTAACTAGGATCTACCGTGCCCACCACCCGTAACCGGTTTTTTTGCACAGCTTTTTTCCTTGGCCTGCTTTGGCTGAAGAGCAGCGTATCCTGTGGTGGATTGGGGATAATATTGCCCCTTCTTTGCGCATAGGATCGATTATGTAACCACGCTAGGTGGGTGATCCGGTGCGCGTTGGCAATGTTGAGCTGGTCTTCAATCCTGTCCTGTTTCCGGTGCTGGTGTTCCTTTGGTTGCTTGGCTTGCTTTGGCCAGGCCTTCTTTTTGTTTTCTCCCTTTTGCTCCATGAACTGGCCCATATCCTCATGGCGAGAATGTTGGGTCTTACGGTGGACGCGGTGGAGCTATTGCCTCTGGGATGCGTGGTGCGCCTGGTGGAGATGCTGGAAGCGGATCCGTCGGTGGAAGCCAGGGTGGCCGGGGTGGGACCTTTGGTGAGCCTGGGTCTGGGGGGTGTGTGCTTTTTAGCTTACCGGTCCTTTCCCACAGGCAATCTCGAGGCGCTGGCTTGGATTAACATGGCTGTGGGTACTTTGAACGTGCTACCGGCCCTGCCCTTGGACGGTGGACGCCTTCTGCGGGCTGTCCTTGTATATCGTTGGGGATTTCAACGGGGGATGGAGCGGGCTTGGCAGATCAGTGTGCTCGCCGGTTGGCTGGCCATTCTCGGGGGGGTGTTGGTGTGCCTATACCGTCCGGTGGGCCTTTGCCTGATCTCCCTAGGTGCTTTTATTCTGCTAAGCCTGCGTAGGGAACGCCGACGGAGCGGAATCGCGTTTATGGGTTACCTGTTGGCTCGGCGTCTGGGATTGTTGTGTGATGGGAAGGTCACCACCTGTCATTTGGTTTTCACCGCGGAGACCAGCCTGAAAGAAGTGGTTGCCAATTTGAACCATCGGGATTACCATGTGATCTGGGTGGTGGACGACCGCTGGCGGCTGTTGGGTATGGTGGACGAGGGCACCCTCCTGGAAGCGGCACTCTGGTGGGGAACGGGAGTGAAGATCGGGAGATTGTTGGCCGAACTTCCCGGAGAGGAACCAGGCTTCCCTAAAGATTCTTCCTTTTCCCAAAGATAAACCGGCCATGCCTCCATTGGGTAGTGCCGGTTTCAGGTCCAAGGGAAGAAGAGGGAATGTGACCCAGGATGGGTCGGACCCCTTGGGAGACGTTGTTGCGTCGGTCAAGGCCGGTTTTCGGCTATGAATTCTGGGAATGTGATATAATATATATTCAAGTGGTAGTGCTTAGTTCGAGATGGAGGGGTAATGTGCGAAAAGTTGTGGAGACAAAACTCCTTCCCTATGTGACTAAACCCGCAAGGTACATGGGTGGGGAGTATAATGCAGTACAGAAAACATGGCAGCCCGAGCAGGTGAAGGTGGTCCTAGCCTTTCCCGACGTGTACGAGATTGGGATGGCCCATTTGGGATTGCAGATCCTTTATTGGTTGATCAATGACCGGGAAGACGCCTTGTGTGAACGAACCTACATGCCCTGGACCGATATGTACCAGTTGATGGTGCAGGAGGGCGTTCCCCTATTTAGTCTGGAAAGTTTTCGTCCCATCAGGGACTTTGATGTTGTTGGCTTTACCCTCCAATACGAACTGAGCTACACTAACATCTTGCACATGCTTAAACTAAGCGGTATTCCCATCCGAAGCAAAGATCGGACGGATCTTGATCCTTTGGTGGTAGCTGGCGGTCCCTGTGCCTTCAATCCGGAGCCGGTGGCCGAATTCTTCGATGTGATCGTCGTCGGTGACGGGGAGGAGGCTGTGCTGGATCTTTTGGACTTGGTGCGGCGAGCGAAGGCCGAAGGCTGGAGCCGGGAACAGACCCTGATCGAGGCTGCGAAGATCCCGGGGTTTTATGTGCCGTCCTTCTATGAGCCCGTTTATGATGCCACCGGCCGGATCAAAAGCCTCAACAAGCACCCGGAGCATGGGGCCGCGCGGGTTCAAAAACGGGTGGTGGCGGATTTAGATCAGGCCTACTTTCCTACCAAGGCCCTCGTGCCCTGGGTGGAGCCGGTCCATGACCGGGTGATGATCGAAGTGATGCGGGGCTGTGGTCGGGGATGCCGGTTCTGTCAGGCGGGCTTTGTGTATCGGCCGCCCCGGGAGCGGGATCCATGTCTCCTCCAGGAACAGGCCTTGGCTTTGGTCCGTAACAGTGGCTACGAAGAAGTGGCCCTCACTTCGTTAAGCAGTGGCGACTATAGCGAGATCGCCTCCTTGGTGCAGTCGTTGATAACAAACCTGGGGGAAGACCGGGTTTCCCTTTCCCTGCCTTCCCTGCGGGTGGACTCCTTCTCCGTGGGACTGGCCAGTGAGATTCAGAAGGTGCGCAAATCCGGCCTCACCTTTGCGATGGAGGCGGGGACCGAACGTTTGCGCAAGGTGATCAACAAACAGGTGACCGAGGAAGATCTGTTAGCTGCAGTGGATGCGGCCTTTAGTGCTGGCTGGTTCTCGGTGAAACTATATTTTATGTTGGGCTTACCCACCGAGACCGAAACCGATCTGGCTGGTATTGTGGATATCGTGCAGAAGCTGCGGCAATTGGGCCGGGAACGGTTGGGTTCCCGGGTGGGAAAACTGCGTATTTCTGTCAGTGTGGCCACCTTTGTGCCCAAACCCCATACTCCGTTTCAGTTCTGTGCCCAGGATCCGCCGGAGGTAGTCCGCAAGAAGCAGGATTATCTACGGAGGCACCTGCGGATGAAAGGGGTTAAATTCTCCTGTCACAATTTAGAGCAGAGTCTTATGGAGGCGGTCTTTGCCCGGGGGGATCGCAGACTGTCTCGGGTGTTGGAGCGGGCTGTGGAGCTGGGATGCGTATTTGACGGTTGGGATGAGCATTTCGACTATAAACTGTGGGCCCGGGCTTTCCAGGACTGTGGGTTGGACATGTCCTTCTACGCCCATCGCGTCCGGGATTTTGCGGAGATCAATCCTTGGGATCACATTGACAGCGGTGTGAGTAAGGAGTTTTTCATCAAAGAATACCAGACCGCCATCGAAGAGGCCCATAGCCCCGGTTGTCGGGAGCGCTGTCTGCTTTGCGGTGTATGTCAAGACTTGCCGGTCCGGATGCGACTGGTCCGCAAGTCGGCAAAAGAGTAAGGAATAGGATGGAACAAGATGGATTTGCGACTGAAATTTGCCGTCAAGGCCCCGGTCCGTCATATTTCCCATCTGGATTTGTTGCGGGCCCTGACTAGGGCCTTGCGCCGGGCGGAAATACCGGTGGCCTTCAGTGAAGGTTTCAATCCCCATATGCAGTTGTCCTTTGGTCCTCCCTTGAGTGTTGGCACTTGCAGTATGAGTGAATACGTTGACGTGCAGTTAACCGAGGCGATGGAGCCTGCCCAGTTAGTTCAGAGACTGAACGACAAGCTTCCCCAGGGCCTGCGAGTACTGGACGCGCAACAGAGGATTGGGAAGGGATCGCTAATGGCCTTGTTAAGTGTGGCTGATTACGCCTTCTGCTACCTGCCCGATGCTACCCCTGCCGAAGAAGAACGGCTCATCAACAAGGCACTGGCGCTGATGGAGAAGGAGCAACTGGTGATCACAAGGGAGAGAAAAGATAAGACGACCGAAGTGGACGTGCGTCCGGGGATGATTAGGCTGGAACGGATGTCGGAACCGGCCAGGAGGGAGTTACAATCCCTGATTGAAAGCCCCATCGATCTGGGAATAAGCTTTTGGGTGCGGGTAAGGATCGATCACCCCGCCAGTCCTCGTCCCAGGGAGATCGTGGAATTAATCGGGGCCAGGCCGGGGGATTTTCTGGTGTGCCGGACGGGGCTGTTTGGAGAAGAGAATGGCATGCTGTGGTGTCCTCTCACCGGTGTGAGCCTAGGCGAAGTAGAGGGAGTTGACCGAGTTGATCAAGGAAGTGATCGTCAATGTGGAAACTGGACAAACTAGGGCTGCCATTCGAGAAGATCAGGTCCTAGTGGAATTATATATTGAACGGGCTAATCACAAGCGTATTGCAGGCAACATTTACAAAGGTCGCGTAGAAAACGTATTGCCTGGCATGCAGGCGGCCTTTGTGGATATCGGGTTGGAACGGAACGCCTTCTTGTACGTTGATGATGCCGTGGACTACATTAATGCAGAGGGGGACGAGTATTTCACCACCCATGGGTCCAACGGGAAGACGATCAATGAGATCCTGCGGCCGAACCAGGAGATCGTGGTCCAGGTGACTAAGGAACCCGTAGGCACCAAGGGAGCCCGGGTG
Coding sequences within:
- the minC gene encoding septum site-determining protein MinC, with the protein product MDLSTVVVKGDKRGVCVYINERADFEQAFQELVDKLTARREFFAGSRIQIAMGARQLTEEQGELFAKLAEDLQLDLQFVNRRLPELRIQRKPIEAPEVQEKPELYSVNTLLIKRTIRSGQLVDYPHSVVVLGDVNAGAEVRAAGDIVVFGHLRGIAHAGKDGDMKAVVIALRLQPTQLRIGSCISRAPDEVDDTYRGPEMAYVQDSRIVIKLFDFGKSVSGLTVG
- a CDS encoding DUF2344 domain-containing protein, with product MDLRLKFAVKAPVRHISHLDLLRALTRALRRAEIPVAFSEGFNPHMQLSFGPPLSVGTCSMSEYVDVQLTEAMEPAQLVQRLNDKLPQGLRVLDAQQRIGKGSLMALLSVADYAFCYLPDATPAEEERLINKALALMEKEQLVITRERKDKTTEVDVRPGMIRLERMSEPARRELQSLIESPIDLGISFWVRVRIDHPASPRPREIVELIGARPGDFLVCRTGLFGEENGMLWCPLTGVSLGEVEGVDRVDQGSDRQCGNWTN
- the minD gene encoding septum site-determining protein MinD; its protein translation is MVGKAYVITSGKGGVGKTTITANLGCALALRDKRVVLVDADTGLRNLDVVMGLENRIVYDLVHVVEGHCRLSQALVKDKRLKNLSLLPTAQVREKSAVSPEQMEAVINELKEEFDYILVDCPAGIEEGFKNAIAGVDGALVATNPEVSSVRDADRIIGLLNAEGIEEPKLIVNRVRPEMVKRRDMLSMNDILEVLGIQPIGIIPEDENIIVSTNRGEPIVLSGKGKCAQAFMNIARRLEGEDVPFLNLDQPGLMDKIKRIVGIGQ
- a CDS encoding TIGR03960 family B12-binding radical SAM protein, with amino-acid sequence MGRTPWETLLRRSRPVFGYEFWECDIIYIQVVVLSSRWRGNVRKVVETKLLPYVTKPARYMGGEYNAVQKTWQPEQVKVVLAFPDVYEIGMAHLGLQILYWLINDREDALCERTYMPWTDMYQLMVQEGVPLFSLESFRPIRDFDVVGFTLQYELSYTNILHMLKLSGIPIRSKDRTDLDPLVVAGGPCAFNPEPVAEFFDVIVVGDGEEAVLDLLDLVRRAKAEGWSREQTLIEAAKIPGFYVPSFYEPVYDATGRIKSLNKHPEHGAARVQKRVVADLDQAYFPTKALVPWVEPVHDRVMIEVMRGCGRGCRFCQAGFVYRPPRERDPCLLQEQALALVRNSGYEEVALTSLSSGDYSEIASLVQSLITNLGEDRVSLSLPSLRVDSFSVGLASEIQKVRKSGLTFAMEAGTERLRKVINKQVTEEDLLAAVDAAFSAGWFSVKLYFMLGLPTETETDLAGIVDIVQKLRQLGRERLGSRVGKLRISVSVATFVPKPHTPFQFCAQDPPEVVRKKQDYLRRHLRMKGVKFSCHNLEQSLMEAVFARGDRRLSRVLERAVELGCVFDGWDEHFDYKLWARAFQDCGLDMSFYAHRVRDFAEINPWDHIDSGVSKEFFIKEYQTAIEEAHSPGCRERCLLCGVCQDLPVRMRLVRKSAKE
- the rodA gene encoding rod shape-determining protein RodA, producing the protein MLLERRFAKRIDYGLIIMAMALFAVGCLAVYSATRGIYASSPLYFVKRQVAWGVISLIAFVAMMTIDYRVWQRWVPMLYGVNLVLLLAVLFTAKEIGGSQRWFRIGGVGIQPSEFAKLVVIITVARFLHQRDPKDLKVLAGTFLVVLPPMVLVLRQPDLGTALVFIAIVLGMLYLGGAKLKHLGVIVLVGGLFAVLGTVASLQGWVEILDDYQLKRILAFLDPWEDPTDTGWNVIQSMIAVGSGGFAGQGYLQGSQTQLSFLPSHYTDFIFSVIGEEFGFLGAVVLLCLFLGLFLLLMRTIAKSQDRFGRLLVAGVLSMLGFHVVINVAMTIGLAPVTGIPLPFISYGGSSLLTNMLGLGMTASVYMRRDKLMLN
- the minE gene encoding cell division topological specificity factor MinE, with translation MLEFVTRFFSRSSSGSKDVAKKRLQLVLIQDKGGLSVELIERIRVDIIEVISKYVEIDDDAMDVELTDSTECLTLMANIPIKGPRQRPL